In Holophagales bacterium, one DNA window encodes the following:
- a CDS encoding SGNH/GDSL hydrolase family protein: MATKRTTPTKKASRAKARAAKRPAKLKAKSATKQAVAKRPVKKSAPASRPAKKRPATKPVRTSRALAPIVGPVSLEEAQALARASAPRAAARGLAPAPGPAPIGLARKHVAKAQQEELARRADEYKKVMAILKKRGVRGLAPAEGMAKPGARAAGVAGGPPLQILAEGDSWFDYPPHLLKGGIIPRLQKKLGVPILSLAKAGDEVRYMLGVKERKLLIAQLKKGCPAGGPWDALLFSGGGNDIVDNPMALWIRQYDPNLTAEQHIHASRFQTALDLVRAGYEDLIALRDELSPTTQLIFHGYDYAIPGLGGICWLGPWLSPTFDLRGFPKDPIRFEVVKVMLGKFFAMLGQLADPAKGITALATQGTLAPVRSSWHNELHPSNDGYDLFVDLFRKKLKELFPGRVL, from the coding sequence ATGGCGACGAAGCGCACGACCCCGACGAAGAAGGCCTCCCGCGCCAAGGCACGAGCGGCCAAGCGTCCGGCGAAGCTCAAGGCCAAGTCGGCGACGAAGCAGGCCGTCGCGAAGCGACCGGTGAAGAAGAGCGCGCCGGCAAGTCGGCCGGCGAAGAAGCGCCCGGCGACGAAACCGGTCCGGACGAGTCGCGCTCTCGCGCCGATTGTCGGGCCGGTGAGCCTCGAGGAGGCGCAGGCGCTCGCGCGGGCGAGCGCACCGCGGGCCGCGGCGCGCGGGCTCGCACCCGCTCCGGGACCGGCGCCGATCGGCTTGGCGCGCAAGCACGTCGCCAAGGCGCAGCAGGAAGAGCTGGCGCGCCGCGCCGACGAGTACAAGAAGGTGATGGCGATCCTGAAGAAGCGCGGCGTGCGCGGTCTCGCGCCGGCGGAGGGGATGGCGAAGCCGGGGGCGCGCGCGGCCGGTGTCGCCGGCGGGCCTCCGTTGCAGATCCTCGCCGAGGGCGACTCCTGGTTCGACTATCCGCCCCATCTGCTCAAGGGCGGGATCATCCCGCGCCTGCAGAAGAAGCTCGGCGTGCCGATCCTGAGCCTGGCCAAGGCCGGCGACGAGGTGCGCTACATGCTCGGCGTCAAGGAGCGCAAGCTCCTCATCGCGCAGTTGAAGAAGGGCTGCCCGGCGGGCGGGCCGTGGGACGCCCTGCTCTTCTCCGGCGGCGGCAACGACATCGTCGACAACCCGATGGCACTCTGGATCCGGCAGTACGATCCCAACCTGACCGCCGAACAGCACATTCACGCGAGCCGATTCCAGACCGCGCTCGACCTCGTGCGAGCCGGCTACGAGGACCTCATCGCCCTGCGCGACGAGCTGAGCCCGACGACGCAGCTCATCTTCCACGGCTACGACTACGCCATCCCCGGCCTCGGCGGCATCTGCTGGCTCGGACCCTGGCTCTCGCCGACCTTCGACCTGCGCGGCTTCCCCAAGGACCCGATTCGCTTCGAGGTGGTGAAAGTGATGCTCGGCAAGTTCTTCGCCATGCTCGGCCAGCTCGCCGACCCCGCCAAGGGCATCACCGCTCTCGCGACCCAGGGCACGCTCGCACCGGTCCGCAGCTCCTGGCACAACGAGCTGCACCCCTCGAACGACGGCTACGACCTTTTCGTCGACCTCTTCCGCAAGAAGCTCAAGGAGCTGTTTCCGGGGAGGGTGCTGTGA
- a CDS encoding caspase family protein, with translation MPRPIQVLTVREFEKLLEEWTPGRKVTEVHVHCTDQPRHGNFRGLASIEAMRTVHMSLGMVDIAQHITIDPQGLLWTGRPFDLAPASVRGHNGDAKQGPFMIEMIGLFEKENGKVVDTFAGDQKNAAYAAVCAVLRKFELEADAVRFHREFPATGKTCPGSDLDPQRFRADIAAELAGNALRGFGVSLPRGLRSTAVDRDAALGGVDDEEMPWAEVPESARALDDQARLAAWIERGLVEPASRAARGAEPRYQVLLPHLVNTSQGILSKEGRVWTTAEDLDNLVHVHLTEAVDKQECQHLLFYAHGGLNSEKGALEYARVMAPWWRSYGVYPIYFIWESSLFQSIFQAPRELERGARRGLGDFFDNISEALTKKLATTVWSRMKANARRCSAPSTEYGRPGGLHEFWQVLEPWLDKNGKKVQLHAIGHSTGPILLSHFLPLVTASGKHRIRSLNYLAPAIRVDDFQRDVAPRLGAGQEIEQLRVFTMSDEAEQADDVAKVYRKSLLYYVSRACEGDKEVPILGLEHCLYEDGATRQLFGLAAHAGAVRAPVPANPLAPATVEFSQVEHAFPPNDLTQSRQHGYFDNDPYTMSTVLRGILGRTTLAGIPGARMFPTDEEFARGGALDDLASRALENEPVEQECCCCCCRRQQETGGADEGREEPDPELDGDPDADFGAGMKPEPRPPGGDAGSASPDRAGKTKPKRRALCVGIDKYPRQPLAGCVQDSENWARALTEEGFEVKKLQNGKATRAALDKALRELLQGAKPGDQLVFQYAGHGAQVEDLSGDDQDGFDEVMVPVDFDRGELWLDDDVYAACKTLPKGAFLTLITDCCHSGTNARFAPLLGAPRGGASRDVRARYIALNAREIAAYKRTWKGSRAAVPVSEREPLPGVVHFAACQDKEVAYEEEGQGNFSRHALGVLDEVLGKKGSNRQFHQAIVRAFGSDGRQHPVFDQVAPGLAGAPLFGGR, from the coding sequence ATGCCGAGGCCGATTCAGGTGTTGACGGTTCGGGAATTCGAGAAGTTGCTCGAGGAGTGGACGCCGGGGCGGAAGGTGACGGAGGTGCACGTCCACTGCACCGACCAGCCGCGGCACGGGAACTTTCGCGGCCTGGCGTCGATCGAGGCGATGCGCACGGTGCACATGAGCCTCGGGATGGTCGACATCGCCCAGCACATCACCATCGACCCGCAGGGGCTCCTCTGGACCGGGCGGCCGTTCGACCTCGCGCCGGCCTCCGTGCGCGGGCACAACGGCGACGCCAAGCAGGGGCCGTTCATGATCGAGATGATCGGCCTCTTCGAGAAGGAGAACGGCAAGGTCGTCGACACCTTCGCGGGGGACCAGAAGAACGCGGCGTACGCGGCCGTCTGCGCCGTGCTGCGCAAGTTCGAGCTCGAGGCGGACGCGGTCCGGTTCCACCGCGAATTCCCCGCGACCGGCAAGACCTGCCCGGGGAGCGACCTCGATCCGCAGCGCTTCCGCGCCGACATCGCCGCCGAGCTCGCGGGCAACGCCCTGCGCGGATTCGGCGTCTCGCTACCGCGTGGATTGAGAAGTACCGCGGTCGATCGCGACGCGGCGCTCGGCGGGGTCGACGACGAAGAGATGCCGTGGGCCGAGGTTCCCGAGAGCGCTCGGGCGCTCGACGACCAGGCGCGACTGGCCGCCTGGATCGAGCGCGGCCTCGTCGAGCCGGCCAGCCGTGCGGCGCGCGGTGCCGAGCCGCGGTACCAGGTCCTGCTGCCGCACCTGGTCAACACCTCGCAGGGGATCCTCTCGAAGGAAGGGCGGGTCTGGACGACCGCCGAGGACCTGGACAACCTCGTCCACGTGCACCTCACCGAGGCCGTGGACAAGCAGGAGTGCCAGCACCTCCTCTTCTACGCTCACGGCGGCCTCAACAGCGAGAAGGGCGCCCTCGAGTACGCGCGCGTCATGGCTCCGTGGTGGCGCTCCTACGGCGTCTACCCGATCTACTTCATCTGGGAATCGAGCCTCTTCCAGTCGATCTTCCAGGCGCCGCGCGAGCTCGAGCGCGGCGCGCGGCGCGGCCTCGGCGACTTCTTCGACAACATCTCCGAAGCCCTGACGAAGAAGCTCGCGACCACGGTCTGGTCGCGGATGAAGGCCAACGCGCGGCGCTGCTCGGCGCCGTCGACCGAGTACGGCCGGCCCGGCGGGCTCCACGAATTCTGGCAAGTGCTCGAGCCCTGGCTCGACAAGAACGGCAAGAAGGTCCAGCTCCACGCCATCGGACACAGCACCGGGCCGATCCTCCTCTCGCACTTCCTGCCGCTCGTCACGGCGAGCGGCAAGCACCGGATCCGCAGCCTGAACTACCTCGCCCCGGCGATCCGCGTCGACGACTTCCAGCGCGACGTCGCGCCGCGCCTCGGGGCGGGCCAGGAGATCGAACAACTCCGCGTCTTCACGATGAGCGACGAGGCCGAGCAGGCCGACGACGTGGCGAAGGTCTATCGCAAGTCGCTGCTCTACTACGTGAGCCGCGCCTGCGAGGGAGACAAGGAGGTGCCGATTCTCGGCCTCGAGCACTGCCTCTATGAAGACGGAGCGACCCGCCAGCTCTTCGGTCTCGCCGCGCATGCCGGAGCCGTGCGAGCGCCGGTGCCGGCGAACCCCCTGGCTCCAGCCACGGTCGAGTTCTCCCAGGTCGAGCACGCCTTCCCGCCGAACGACCTGACCCAGTCGCGGCAACACGGCTACTTCGACAACGACCCGTACACGATGAGCACCGTGCTCCGTGGAATCCTCGGACGCACGACGCTGGCCGGCATTCCCGGCGCCCGGATGTTCCCGACCGACGAGGAGTTTGCGCGCGGTGGGGCGCTCGACGATCTCGCCTCGCGCGCGCTCGAGAACGAGCCGGTCGAGCAGGAGTGCTGCTGCTGTTGCTGCCGCCGCCAGCAGGAGACGGGGGGTGCGGACGAGGGGAGAGAGGAGCCCGACCCCGAGCTCGACGGCGACCCGGACGCCGACTTCGGAGCGGGGATGAAGCCGGAGCCCAGGCCGCCGGGCGGCGACGCGGGCTCCGCTTCACCCGATCGCGCCGGCAAGACGAAGCCGAAGCGCCGCGCGCTCTGCGTCGGCATCGACAAGTACCCGCGCCAGCCGCTCGCCGGCTGCGTGCAGGACAGCGAGAACTGGGCCCGGGCGCTCACCGAGGAAGGGTTCGAGGTCAAGAAGCTGCAGAACGGCAAGGCGACGCGCGCGGCGCTCGACAAGGCGCTGCGCGAGCTGCTCCAAGGGGCGAAGCCGGGCGACCAGCTCGTCTTCCAGTACGCCGGGCACGGGGCGCAGGTGGAGGACCTCTCGGGCGACGACCAGGACGGCTTCGACGAGGTGATGGTGCCCGTCGACTTCGACCGCGGCGAGCTCTGGCTCGACGACGACGTCTACGCCGCCTGCAAGACCCTGCCGAAGGGCGCCTTCCTCACCCTCATCACGGACTGCTGCCACTCCGGCACGAACGCCCGCTTCGCCCCTCTGCTCGGCGCACCTCGCGGGGGAGCGAGCCGGGACGTGCGGGCCCGCTACATCGCGCTGAACGCCCGGGAGATCGCCGCCTACAAGCGGACGTGGAAAGGGAGCCGCGCGGCGGTGCCGGTCTCGGAGCGCGAGCCGCTCCCCGGGGTCGTGCACTTCGCGGCCTGCCAGGACAAGGAGGTCGCCTACGAGGAGGAGGGCCAGGGGAACTTCAGCCGCCACGCCCTCGGCGTGCTCGACGAGGTCCTCGGCAAGAAGGGGAGCAACCGGCAGTTCCACCAGGCGATCGTGCGCGCGTTCGGGAGCGACGGGCGCCAGCACCCGGTGTTCGACCAGGTCGCGCCGGGCCTCGCCGGCGCGCCGCTGTTCGGTGGGCGGTAG
- a CDS encoding trypsin-like peptidase domain-containing protein, which produces MRALTAIAVFGLAVGTSRGTHGVEPDPVPTYFRSVLRLSPQNCVSGQNSVLSGFLFRSAGQLGVLTALHGVAGCEPIRARGFDGLYLDDLTIRAVDLDRDVAWLESKELGALPSVPNPFPIASGVPDKLTVVGYPQGVSAPLEHPVNPQTRRLAPLGELVPQGSAVRSGLEQRRSPKLDFVVLSLTGALQPGHSGGAILDASKQLVAIGDGGLNDGNSQIGWAIPISAIDLKPLASLRSEVASLGLKPRLAAFALQDAPTGIPGVTPLQARTVAIEADLKALTSETCARASEGQLATLKCEFARRQLENERNRMVTVRRVALLLLDVFSPARWSQSEEDWSSRSSDIRQFYLQQVEQSQIVLLQLQELAIGSNNEELAKAAILTRTGVQEAFDPLRFTADPTFCSHLPPPADPACIPTDWSVQRARFVLARRAVRQLVISLDEELGSML; this is translated from the coding sequence ATGCGCGCCCTGACGGCAATAGCCGTTTTCGGGCTGGCAGTCGGCACGAGCCGCGGCACCCACGGGGTTGAACCCGATCCCGTCCCGACCTACTTTAGATCGGTCCTCCGACTCTCTCCGCAGAACTGCGTCTCAGGACAGAACAGCGTCCTGTCGGGATTCTTGTTTCGGTCGGCAGGGCAGCTCGGAGTCCTCACGGCCCTCCACGGAGTCGCCGGATGCGAGCCCATTCGTGCACGCGGATTCGACGGGCTCTACCTGGATGACCTGACGATCAGAGCCGTCGACTTGGACCGGGATGTCGCTTGGCTCGAGTCGAAGGAGCTCGGCGCTCTACCGTCGGTACCGAACCCCTTCCCGATCGCCAGCGGAGTTCCTGACAAGCTGACCGTTGTCGGCTATCCGCAGGGGGTTTCGGCTCCGCTGGAGCATCCAGTGAATCCGCAAACTCGACGGCTGGCTCCGCTCGGGGAGCTGGTCCCGCAAGGATCGGCCGTCCGCTCAGGCCTTGAGCAGCGCAGAAGCCCCAAGCTCGATTTCGTCGTCCTCAGCCTGACGGGCGCGCTCCAACCCGGGCACTCGGGAGGCGCGATTCTCGATGCCTCGAAGCAGCTGGTCGCAATCGGAGACGGTGGGCTCAACGACGGCAATTCACAGATCGGGTGGGCGATCCCCATCTCGGCGATCGACCTCAAACCCCTGGCGTCCTTGCGAAGCGAGGTCGCGTCGCTCGGGCTCAAGCCGCGCCTCGCCGCCTTCGCTCTGCAGGATGCTCCGACTGGCATCCCAGGAGTGACTCCACTCCAGGCTCGCACCGTCGCTATCGAGGCTGACTTGAAAGCGCTCACCTCGGAGACCTGCGCGCGAGCGAGCGAGGGGCAGCTCGCGACGCTCAAGTGCGAATTTGCCAGGCGACAACTCGAAAACGAGCGAAACCGAATGGTGACGGTTCGCCGTGTTGCCCTCCTTCTCCTCGATGTCTTCTCTCCCGCTCGTTGGTCCCAGAGCGAGGAGGACTGGAGCTCGAGGAGCAGCGACATCCGCCAGTTCTACCTGCAACAGGTCGAACAGTCGCAGATCGTCCTCCTTCAGCTTCAGGAGCTCGCAATCGGGTCGAACAACGAGGAGCTCGCAAAGGCCGCGATCCTCACGCGAACGGGCGTCCAGGAGGCCTTCGATCCGCTACGGTTCACCGCGGACCCAACCTTCTGTAGCCATCTTCCGCCTCCGGCGGACCCCGCCTGCATCCCCACGGATTGGTCAGTTCAGCGCGCCCGATTCGTCCTTGCCCGCAGAGCCGTTCGGCAGCTCGTCATCTCGCTCGACGAAGAGCTCGGGAGCATGCTCTGA
- the pckA gene encoding phosphoenolpyruvate carboxykinase (ATP) yields the protein MNINLDVHSPAAKQAKALASLYGLENHGLTNLRTVYWNLPTGALYEEAVFRSEGQICHLGPFVVDTGKHTARAAADKFVVREQTTEEDVWWGQYNRPFNPECFSSLHNRLCGYLQGRDVFVQDLHAGADPDHRLAVRVITQKAWHSMFARTMLLKNSTQDQAHHHVPDFTLICAPGFKANAMADGTRSETFIVLNFRQKLAIIGGTGYAGEIKKSVFTVLNYLLPLDGVMPMHCSANVGAAGDVAVFFGLSGTGKTTLSADPRRGLIGDDEHGWGVNGVFNFEDGCYAKMIRLSSESEPQIFACTRRFGTILENVVYDPVTRRLDLNDERLTENTRGAYPLEYIDNAVPEKRAGHAKNLVFLTCDASGVMPPISRLDPEQAIYHFISGYTSKIAGTEIGLGIEPEITFSACFGGPFMVHHPYVYAELLKKKMLQHGAKCWLVNTGWTGGPFGIGKRISIRHTRALLNAALEGKLEDVPYRKDIIFGFAVPEVCEGVPSEILEPANTWGNRHEYYQKYDALAARYIDNFKLFASGCPPEVVQAGPKRLGTMPA from the coding sequence ATGAACATCAACCTCGACGTGCACTCGCCTGCGGCCAAGCAGGCGAAGGCCCTGGCGAGCCTCTACGGGCTCGAGAACCACGGCCTCACCAACCTGCGCACGGTCTACTGGAACCTGCCGACCGGGGCGCTCTACGAAGAGGCGGTCTTCCGCTCGGAGGGGCAGATCTGCCACCTCGGGCCGTTCGTCGTCGACACCGGCAAGCACACGGCGCGCGCCGCGGCCGACAAGTTCGTGGTGCGCGAGCAGACGACCGAGGAAGACGTCTGGTGGGGCCAGTACAACCGGCCGTTCAACCCGGAGTGCTTCAGCTCCCTGCACAACCGGCTCTGCGGGTACCTGCAGGGGCGCGACGTCTTCGTCCAGGACCTGCACGCCGGCGCCGACCCGGACCACCGCCTGGCGGTCCGGGTGATCACCCAGAAGGCCTGGCACAGCATGTTCGCGCGCACCATGCTGCTCAAGAACTCGACGCAGGACCAGGCGCACCACCACGTGCCGGACTTCACGCTGATCTGCGCTCCGGGCTTCAAGGCCAACGCGATGGCTGACGGCACGCGCTCGGAGACCTTCATCGTCCTCAATTTCCGCCAGAAGCTGGCGATCATCGGCGGCACCGGCTACGCCGGGGAGATCAAGAAGTCGGTCTTCACCGTGCTCAACTACCTGCTGCCGCTCGACGGCGTGATGCCGATGCACTGTTCGGCGAACGTCGGCGCCGCCGGCGACGTGGCGGTCTTCTTCGGCCTCTCGGGCACCGGCAAGACGACGCTCTCGGCCGACCCGCGGCGCGGCCTGATCGGCGACGACGAGCACGGCTGGGGGGTCAACGGCGTCTTCAATTTCGAGGACGGCTGTTACGCCAAGATGATCCGGCTCTCCTCGGAGTCGGAGCCGCAGATCTTCGCCTGCACGCGGCGCTTCGGCACGATTCTCGAGAACGTCGTCTACGACCCGGTGACGCGCCGGCTCGACCTCAACGACGAGCGCCTCACCGAGAACACGCGCGGCGCCTACCCGCTCGAGTACATCGACAACGCCGTGCCGGAGAAGCGCGCCGGCCACGCGAAGAACCTTGTCTTCCTGACCTGCGACGCCTCCGGGGTGATGCCGCCGATCTCGCGGCTCGACCCGGAGCAGGCGATCTACCACTTCATCTCGGGCTACACGAGCAAGATCGCCGGCACCGAGATCGGCCTCGGCATCGAGCCGGAGATCACCTTCAGCGCCTGCTTCGGCGGGCCGTTCATGGTGCATCACCCGTACGTCTACGCCGAGCTCTTGAAGAAGAAGATGCTGCAGCACGGCGCGAAGTGCTGGCTGGTGAACACCGGCTGGACCGGCGGCCCCTTCGGCATCGGCAAGCGGATCTCGATCCGCCATACCCGGGCGCTGCTCAACGCCGCGCTCGAGGGCAAGCTCGAGGACGTCCCGTACCGCAAGGACATCATCTTCGGCTTCGCCGTCCCCGAAGTCTGCGAAGGCGTCCCCTCGGAGATCCTCGAGCCCGCCAACACCTGGGGCAACCGGCACGAGTACTACCAGAAGTACGACGCCCTCGCCGCCCGCTACATCGACAACTTCAAACTCTTCGCCAGCGGCTGCCCGCCGGAAGTGGTGCAGGCGGGGCCGAAGAGGCTGGGGACGATGCCCGCGTGA
- a CDS encoding pyridoxal phosphate-dependent aminotransferase produces MSVSQLARSIKASPTLKLNEKAAKMRERGEPVIHLGGGEPKAKAPLDAVLNCAAQLNTGEIRYAPADGLLAMKKAIIRYTEDHYDHSVTQYNVVVGSGAKQSIMSLLYAVLEPHDEVLFPAPYWVSYPEMVKLAGGVPVPVVPSNGGFQPTIEDMLECVSSQTKVVILNSPNNPSGAMYSKDFVAEMVRFCEQKNIWLVMDDLYNRLVFDGAQAPNPYPFAQDLGEASRLVVVQGVSKMYAMTGFRIGWAIANREVSEAMTNIQSHQTSGPVTVSQWAAIGALSGVQTPIETLRLTLENARNVMVDRLKTIPGVRIVKPQGTFYCFPDFSAYERDSQKLSELLLDRVRVVTVPGKEFGMDGHLRLSYCGTIKEIMDGLERIKWALDPDAPNEIFIGDRRLVRDWA; encoded by the coding sequence ATGAGCGTCAGTCAGCTCGCGAGGTCGATCAAGGCTTCGCCCACCCTGAAGCTCAACGAGAAGGCCGCCAAGATGCGCGAGCGCGGCGAGCCGGTGATCCACCTCGGCGGCGGCGAGCCGAAGGCCAAGGCTCCGCTCGACGCGGTGCTCAACTGCGCGGCCCAGCTCAACACCGGCGAGATCCGTTACGCCCCGGCCGACGGCCTGCTGGCGATGAAGAAGGCGATCATCCGCTACACCGAGGACCACTACGACCACTCGGTGACGCAGTACAACGTGGTGGTGGGGAGCGGCGCCAAGCAGTCGATCATGTCGCTGCTCTACGCCGTGCTCGAGCCGCACGACGAGGTGCTCTTCCCGGCCCCGTACTGGGTGAGCTACCCGGAGATGGTCAAGCTCGCTGGCGGCGTGCCGGTGCCGGTCGTGCCGTCGAACGGCGGCTTCCAGCCGACGATCGAGGACATGCTCGAGTGCGTCTCCTCGCAGACCAAGGTCGTCATCCTCAACAGCCCGAACAACCCGAGCGGCGCGATGTACTCCAAGGACTTCGTCGCCGAGATGGTGCGCTTCTGCGAGCAGAAGAACATCTGGCTGGTGATGGACGACCTCTACAACCGCCTGGTCTTCGACGGCGCGCAGGCGCCGAATCCGTACCCGTTCGCCCAGGACCTCGGCGAGGCGTCGCGCCTGGTGGTGGTGCAGGGCGTCTCGAAGATGTACGCGATGACCGGCTTCCGCATCGGCTGGGCGATCGCCAACCGCGAGGTCTCGGAGGCGATGACCAACATCCAGTCGCACCAGACCTCGGGGCCGGTGACGGTCTCGCAGTGGGCGGCGATCGGCGCGCTCTCCGGCGTGCAGACGCCGATCGAGACGCTCCGCCTGACGCTCGAAAACGCCCGCAACGTGATGGTCGACCGGCTGAAGACGATTCCCGGGGTGCGGATCGTCAAGCCGCAGGGGACGTTCTACTGCTTCCCCGACTTCTCGGCCTACGAGCGCGACTCGCAGAAGCTCTCTGAGCTCCTCCTCGACCGCGTGCGCGTGGTCACCGTGCCGGGCAAGGAGTTCGGCATGGACGGCCACCTGCGCCTCTCCTACTGCGGCACGATCAAGGAGATCATGGACGGTCTCGAGCGCATCAAGTGGGCGCTCGACCCGGACGCGCCGAACGAGATCTTCATCGGCGACCGTCGCCTGGTGAGGGACTGGGCATGA